From a single Bryobacter aggregatus MPL3 genomic region:
- a CDS encoding tyrosine-type recombinase/integrase translates to MISAHERACKGIRATQRGLEPIKPRDPYLLHHLAVVLADCALRPEEAYRLRWSEYRDGSLYVAHGKTANARRVIPVTERVKAVLDMRTRSETSEWVFAAPTKSGHVEQSTVKKQHAKACKAAKVVPFVLYTFRHTRLTRWAEVMDPYTLAHLAGIQTSVQRGAMCIRGKKRYGKR, encoded by the coding sequence ATGATTTCCGCGCACGAAAGAGCTTGCAAAGGAATTCGCGCGACGCAGAGAGGGCTGGAGCCGATCAAGCCGCGAGATCCATACCTACTCCATCACTTGGCTGTCGTTCTCGCAGATTGCGCACTGAGGCCTGAGGAAGCGTATCGATTGAGATGGTCGGAATACCGCGATGGCTCCCTATATGTTGCTCATGGAAAGACTGCAAATGCACGTCGCGTCATTCCTGTGACGGAGCGAGTGAAAGCAGTACTCGACATGCGCACTCGTTCAGAGACTAGTGAATGGGTGTTTGCCGCGCCGACGAAATCCGGCCACGTCGAACAGTCAACCGTAAAGAAGCAACACGCCAAGGCTTGCAAGGCCGCGAAGGTCGTTCCGTTTGTCTTGTACACCTTCCGGCACACCCGACTTACGAGGTGGGCTGAAGTGATGGACCCCTACACGCTGGCGCACTTGGCGGGCATTCAGACTTCAGTACAACGCGGCGCTATGTGCATCCGAGGGAAGAAACGGTACGGGAAGCGATGA
- a CDS encoding ABC transporter permease: MFAQEFRHSLRALQRSFGFALTAVLTLAIGIGTSTAMFMIVDSVLLQPLRYRDSGRLVAVWEQVQTLALGPIGPNPRHVDFWTKRSKTIESFALVQQASIGLSIPGADHPQLVGVVSASAELFNTLQVKPLLGHGFLPEQGLEARDSVAVLSYSLWQNSFGGDPQIIGKTVRLGEVSRQVVGVLPPQFHFPNRNALRAFQSKQTASHVPEPSIFVPLLLIGRDSAGTANMGTVRAISDDARTTACCKGCRKARRAPGRLVGIEATNCASIASSSDCAVCIRTPVRSRASATQFPYSPFQLNPFQSKATGRKWTAPARGWLFASIGRRGVHSGLGK; encoded by the coding sequence ATGTTTGCCCAAGAATTTCGCCATTCTCTCCGAGCACTCCAGCGTAGTTTTGGGTTTGCTTTGACTGCCGTACTGACCCTTGCCATTGGTATTGGGACCAGTACGGCCATGTTCATGATCGTTGATTCCGTACTCCTGCAGCCGCTGCGCTATCGGGATAGCGGACGGTTGGTCGCAGTCTGGGAACAGGTTCAGACACTAGCCTTGGGTCCCATTGGTCCGAATCCGCGCCATGTGGATTTCTGGACGAAGCGTTCGAAAACGATCGAATCCTTTGCCTTGGTGCAGCAGGCTTCCATCGGTCTCTCCATTCCCGGAGCGGATCATCCGCAGTTGGTCGGCGTGGTGAGTGCTTCTGCCGAACTCTTCAATACCCTGCAGGTGAAGCCCCTGCTCGGACATGGCTTTCTGCCCGAGCAGGGATTGGAGGCCCGGGATTCTGTGGCGGTGTTGAGCTACTCTCTTTGGCAGAACTCTTTTGGTGGTGATCCTCAGATCATCGGGAAGACCGTCAGGCTTGGCGAGGTTTCGAGGCAGGTGGTGGGCGTGCTTCCCCCTCAGTTTCACTTCCCAAACCGGAATGCACTCCGCGCCTTCCAATCGAAGCAAACAGCCAGCCACGTGCCGGAGCCGTCCATTTTCGTCCCCTTGCTTTTGATTGGAAGGGATTCAGCTGGAACGGCGAATATGGGAACTGTGCGTGCGATCTCCGATGACGCTCGGACGACGGCATGCTGTAAAGGTTGCAGGAAAGCCCGTAGGGCCCCCGGGCGGCTAGTCGGGATCGAGGCAACCAACTGTGCCTCGATCGCATCCAGTTCCGATTGTGCGGTCTGCATCCGGACTCCCGTCCGCAGCCGGGCCAGCGCCACCCAGTTCCCATATTCGCCGTTCCAGCTGAATCCCTTCCAATCAAAAGCAACGGGACGAAAATGGACGGCTCCGGCACGTGGCTGGCTGTTTGCTTCGATTGGAAGGCGCGGAGTGCATTCCGGTTTGGGGAAGTGA